Within the Leptotrichia sp. oral taxon 498 genome, the region TAAGAGAACACGAAGTTACTAAAAGAAGATGGGGAAATAATAAAAAAAAAGTTTTTACTAAAAAATTTACAAAAAAAGGTAAAATTGATATAAATAAAGTTATTTTGCCAAAAGAAATAATCGACAAAATTCATAAAGCTATGACTGAAAATCCAAATCGCGATAAAAAACTTTCAGAAAGATTGGAAAGAATTTTGATAAAGATGGAAAAGCGGAGAATTTGTCTAAAAGAGCTTGGATATGTGGAGTGCAAAATGTGTAAAAGTCTATTTAAGCCAATGAAAGATGAAAAAATTTGTTTTGAGTGCGAAATGGCAAAGAAAAATAAAATTTTTGAGAGTATGATGAGACTTATTCAAGAAAAACCATTTACTGGGGAAAGACAGGCACTAAAAATTATAAAGACGGATAAAAAGACATATTACAAGGCACGGGAAGTTTTGGCACAGCAGATTTATAATGAACTTTTATACTTTTGTATTGAAAAAAATAAAGAAATTGGCAATAATGAAGAATATAGCTTTGAAATACGAAACGAAGCTAAAAAAGAAATGGAAGATATGATAAAAAATTATATTGATTGCAAAATTGGAAGTGACAATAAAGAAGTTTTTAAAATTGAGCGAAAAAGAATTTTGTCAAAATTAAAAAAAGATGTGGAATTCAGAATGAAATACAGATACAGATAAAAATAAAATTTTTGAAATTGAAGATAAACTAAAGATTTGAAAGAAAGGGAAAAGTCAAGTGAATGTGGAGCAACTGCTTTTGGAAGCGGATAAAATGATAGAAAAAAAGGAATATGATAACGCCATGCTTTATTTAAAAACAGTTTTAGAAATAGATGAAAGCAATTTTGTGGCATTGACTGGAATAGTTGAACTGTATTCTGAGTTTGAAATGTATGGGGAAGCAGTAAAATATGCAAAGAAGCGTTATAAAAAATATCCTAAAAACAAAGATACCATTTTTTCTCTTGGATACATATATCAGACATTGGGAAAGTTTAAAAAAGCGATTTCTGTTTACAAAAAATTTTTGGAAGAGGAGGACAACTATTTTGTTTACTTGAATTTAGGAATGTGCTATTCCTTTTTAAAATATTTTAAAAAGGCGATGGAATATGTGGAAAAAGCTATTGAATTGGAACCAAAAAGTGTTGAAGCATATGTCCAAAAAGGTGATATTTTTACAATGATGAAAAAATATGACAGTGCAATCTTGCAGTATAAAAATCTTGTAAATTTTAAAGGAATAAAATTGGCTAAACTATATGCTCGAATGGGAGATACAATGGTTTATTCAAATGATGTTAAAAAGGCTATAAAGTATTACAATATCGCTATAAGCTGTGAAGATGTGCAGGATTACATATTTGAAGATTTTTTTGAAATTTTGCTTCAAGTGAAGGAATATAAAGAAATTGAACTGTTATTTTTAAATTATGAAAATTCAGGTTTATCAAGAATAAAGATGTTAAATTTAAAGGGGCGATATTATCTTGCAAGAAAAAAATTTAGTGAAGCTGAAAAAATTTGTCGAAAGATGATAATGATTGAGCCAGAAGTTCCTAGACATTACTACAATTTGATATTTGTTTTGGAAAAGGAACACAAGTATGACGAAGCTTTTGAGTGCATAAAAAACAATAAAAATATTTTGACAAATGAAAATATTTTAAAGGAACTCAAAAAAAAGTTGAATGAAGGTAAAAGAAAATATAAAAAAATTTTAAAAAATAAAAAACAAGAGGTTACAGATGAATAACTATAAAATAAATAAAAATTATGAAAAGGAAATTTTGGTAAAAACATTAGAAAATTTTGATAAAATTGGTGAATATGTCGTGGAACCCAGTCGAAATGAGATAAAAAGAGTTGTTATAGATGAAAAAAATTTTTGTAAAACGCTAAACATAAAAAAATTTAAAAAACCAAATTTTATTTCAAATGTTATTTATAAATATATAAAAGGCTCAAAGGCTAAGCGCTCTTTTGAATATGCCAAAAAGCTTTTGGAAAAAAAAATAGGAACACCGGAGCCAATTGCTTATTTTGATAAATTTGGAAAAGATAAAAGGGATTATTATATAAGTGAAGATTTAAAATATGATTTCACTTGTCGGGAGATATTTTGGCCTGAAGATTATGAAAAAGTTAAAGAGGAGAATTGGTACAAAAAAATTGAAGAAAAACGAGAAAAAGTTATAAGACAGTTTGCAAAATTTTCGTATGGACTGCACGAAAAGGGGATTTATTTTGAGGATTATTCGCCAGGAAATGTGCTAATTGTAGAAAAAAGCAAAAATTATGAGTTTTATCTTGTGGATTTGAACAGAATGAAATTTGATGTTAAGATGAGTATTAAAAGTCGGATGAAAAATGTTTCAAGAATGATGGAAGATGAAAAACTGACTAAAATTTTTTGCAATGAATATGCAAAATATTGTAAACTATCTGAAAAAATTATCTACAAAAATTTGAATAAATTTATAAAAAAACATAAAAATTATGTGTTTATAATGGATTTAACTAGACCAGTTAGAAGAGCCTTTAAAAAGAAAAAATAATTTTAAGAAAAAAATTTTTTTAGAAAGGAAAAAAGATGAGTAAAAATTATGATGTAATAGTAGTTGGAGCGGGACATGCAGGAGTGGAAGCAGCTCTGGCTTCAGCAAGACAAGGCCTAAAAACAGCTTTATTTACTATTTATTTAGACAGTATTGCTATGATGTCGTGCAATCCGTCAATTGGAGGACCTGGAAAAAGTCATTTGGTGTCAGAATTAGGGATGCTTGGCGGAGAAATGGCAAGACATATTGACAAGTATAATTTACAGCTTAAAAACTTAAATCATACAAAGGGACTTGCCTCAAGAATAACGAGAGCTCAAGCCGATAAATATAAATATAGAATTAAAATGAGAGAAATTGTGGAAAATCAAGAAAATTTAGAGGTTGTTCAAGCAATTGTCGTGGATTTAAAAGTTTGTGAAAAAAAAGTCTGTGGTGTTGTGGACAATTTTGGAATTGAATATGGGGCGAAAGCGGTTGTGCTTTGCACAGGAACATTTTTAGGCGGAGAATACATTATGGGAGATGTTAAATATTCTTCGGGAAGAGTAGGGGAACCTGCGAGCGTTGATTTACCCAATAGATTGGAAGAATATGGATTTGAGCTGGACAGATACCAGACTGCAACGCCACCTAGAATTGCTAAAAAATCAATAGATTTTTCTAAAATGCAAAAACTGGGCGGAGAGACAAATCCAAGGTATTTTTCTTATGAAACTGAAAAGGAATACAGTGAAACACTTCCCACCTGGCTTACATTTACAACACCAGAAACGATAAAAGCTGGAAAACAAATGTTAAAATATTCGCCGATTGTAACTGGAATTGTGAGTACAAAAGGACCTAGACATTGTCCTTCGCTTGATAGAAAAATTATGAATTTTCCGCAAAAAACCGACCACCAGATATTTCTGGAGCAGGAATCTATAGAATCAGATGAGATTTATATAAACGGATTTACGACAGCTATGCCGCCATTTGCACAAGAAACTATGCTGCATACAATCACAGGCTTGGAGAATGCTCAAATCGTGCGATATGGGTATGCTGTGGAATATAACTTCATTCCAGCTCATCAGCTCAATTTGACGCTTGAAACGAAGGTTTTGGAAGGGCTTTATACTGCGGGAACAATTAATGGGACAAGTGGATATGAAGAAGCGGCGTGTCAAGGATTTATTGCGGGTGTGAATGCGGCTAGAAAAATTTTGGGAAAAAAAGAAATTGTGATTGACAGAAGTGAAGGATATATTGGAGTTTTGATTGACGATATAATTAATAAAAAAACGCCAGAACCATATCGGGTACTGCCATCAAGAGCTGAATATAGACTTACATTAAGACAGGACAATGTCTTTATAAGACTTCTTGAAAAATCAAAAGAAATCGGAATTTTGGACAAAAATACGACAAAAAAATTGGAAGATGCCGTAAAAGAAATTTACGATGAAATAAAAAGATTAAAAGAAATTACAATTTATCCGACGAAAGAGAATAATGAGAAATTAAAAAGTATTGAAGGTGGCAAAGAAAATGGTATGAATAGTCCTGTGTCGGCGTTTGACTTTTTGGCAAGAAAAGAAATTAATTATGATAACTTAAGTGAGTTTTGTAAAACTATAAATTTGTCAAAATTGGCGAAAGAACAAGTAGAAATAAATGCGAAATATAAAATTTTTATAGAGCGGGAAAAAGCTCAGATTGAAAAATTTAAAAAGTTGGAAGAGATGGAAATTCCAAAAAATTTTGATTATGAAAATGTAAAAGGACTGAGTAATATAGCAATTTCTGGATTAATCTACGGAAATCCTAAAAATATTGGACAAGCTAGTAGAATCAGTGGGGTAACCTACAATGACATTTCAATTTTAATTGCGATGTTAAAAAGTTTACAATAAAATTTTTTTGTAATGCTAGAAACTTTTTTGAAAAACAAAATTATTAAGTTAAATAAATTTATAGATAAAAAAACAAAACTAAAAATAGAAAAAATATAATTTTTCAAAATTTTTAGTTTTGCGTAGTCACAATTTGTTTTAATTTATTATTTTTTACATTAAAGTATACCTTAATTTTTCAAAATAGTCAATGAAAAGTGAGCAAATTAATTATATAAATTTGTAAAATTTTTTGAATAGTAGTATAATAATTATATATTAAATTTTTTTATCATGAAAGGATGGAATTTTATGAAAAATGAAAGATATGAATTAAACAAAAATCTGGCACAAATGTTAAAAGGTGGAGTTATAATGGATGTTTCCACTCCTGAACAGGCAAAAATAGCTGAAGCGGCTGGAGCGGCGGCGGTTATGGCACTTGAAAGAATTCCAGCTGATATCAGAGCTGTGGGTGGAGTTTCAAGAATGAGTGACCCTAAAATGATTAAAGGTATTCAGGAAGTCGTTTCAATTCCAGTAATGGCAAAAGTTAGAATTGGACATTTTGTGGAAGCGCAGATTTTAGAAGCGATAGAAATTGACTACATAGATGAAAGTGAAGTATTGTCACCTGCCGATGATAAATTTCATGTAGATAAGAAAAAATTTAAAGTTCCTTTTGTATGTGGAGCAAAAGATTTGGGAGAAGCTCTTAGAAGAATAGCTGAAGGAGCTTCAATGATAAGAACTAAAGGTGAGCCAGGAACTGGGGATGTTGTACAGGCAGTAAGACATATGAGAATGATGAATCAGGAAATAAGAAGAATACAGAATATGAGAGAAGATGAACTTTATTTTACAGCTAAGGAATTGCAAGTTCCTTTTGATTTAGTAAAATATGTTCACGAAAATGGTAAATTGCCAGTAGTGAATTTTGCAGCAGGTGGTGTTGCTACTCCTGCAGATGCGGCTTTGATGATGCAGCTTGGAGCTGAAGGTGTATTCGTTGGATCGGGAATATTCA harbors:
- the mnmG gene encoding tRNA uridine-5-carboxymethylaminomethyl(34) synthesis enzyme MnmG — encoded protein: MSKNYDVIVVGAGHAGVEAALASARQGLKTALFTIYLDSIAMMSCNPSIGGPGKSHLVSELGMLGGEMARHIDKYNLQLKNLNHTKGLASRITRAQADKYKYRIKMREIVENQENLEVVQAIVVDLKVCEKKVCGVVDNFGIEYGAKAVVLCTGTFLGGEYIMGDVKYSSGRVGEPASVDLPNRLEEYGFELDRYQTATPPRIAKKSIDFSKMQKLGGETNPRYFSYETEKEYSETLPTWLTFTTPETIKAGKQMLKYSPIVTGIVSTKGPRHCPSLDRKIMNFPQKTDHQIFLEQESIESDEIYINGFTTAMPPFAQETMLHTITGLENAQIVRYGYAVEYNFIPAHQLNLTLETKVLEGLYTAGTINGTSGYEEAACQGFIAGVNAARKILGKKEIVIDRSEGYIGVLIDDIINKKTPEPYRVLPSRAEYRLTLRQDNVFIRLLEKSKEIGILDKNTTKKLEDAVKEIYDEIKRLKEITIYPTKENNEKLKSIEGGKENGMNSPVSAFDFLARKEINYDNLSEFCKTINLSKLAKEQVEINAKYKIFIEREKAQIEKFKKLEEMEIPKNFDYENVKGLSNIAISGLIYGNPKNIGQASRISGVTYNDISILIAMLKSLQ
- a CDS encoding tetratricopeptide repeat protein yields the protein MNVEQLLLEADKMIEKKEYDNAMLYLKTVLEIDESNFVALTGIVELYSEFEMYGEAVKYAKKRYKKYPKNKDTIFSLGYIYQTLGKFKKAISVYKKFLEEEDNYFVYLNLGMCYSFLKYFKKAMEYVEKAIELEPKSVEAYVQKGDIFTMMKKYDSAILQYKNLVNFKGIKLAKLYARMGDTMVYSNDVKKAIKYYNIAISCEDVQDYIFEDFFEILLQVKEYKEIELLFLNYENSGLSRIKMLNLKGRYYLARKKFSEAEKICRKMIMIEPEVPRHYYNLIFVLEKEHKYDEAFECIKNNKNILTNENILKELKKKLNEGKRKYKKILKNKKQEVTDE
- the pdxS gene encoding pyridoxal 5'-phosphate synthase lyase subunit PdxS; the encoded protein is MKNERYELNKNLAQMLKGGVIMDVSTPEQAKIAEAAGAAAVMALERIPADIRAVGGVSRMSDPKMIKGIQEVVSIPVMAKVRIGHFVEAQILEAIEIDYIDESEVLSPADDKFHVDKKKFKVPFVCGAKDLGEALRRIAEGASMIRTKGEPGTGDVVQAVRHMRMMNQEIRRIQNMREDELYFTAKELQVPFDLVKYVHENGKLPVVNFAAGGVATPADAALMMQLGAEGVFVGSGIFKSGDPVKRAQAIVKAVTNYNDPKVLAEISEDLGEAMVGINENEIKLLMAERGK
- a CDS encoding lipopolysaccharide kinase InaA family protein, producing MNNYKINKNYEKEILVKTLENFDKIGEYVVEPSRNEIKRVVIDEKNFCKTLNIKKFKKPNFISNVIYKYIKGSKAKRSFEYAKKLLEKKIGTPEPIAYFDKFGKDKRDYYISEDLKYDFTCREIFWPEDYEKVKEENWYKKIEEKREKVIRQFAKFSYGLHEKGIYFEDYSPGNVLIVEKSKNYEFYLVDLNRMKFDVKMSIKSRMKNVSRMMEDEKLTKIFCNEYAKYCKLSEKIIYKNLNKFIKKHKNYVFIMDLTRPVRRAFKKKK
- a CDS encoding DciA family protein, with product MEDKVNKLGNLAKYIYDKKKISFFNNEKYILEKIKKNWEIFVGGPIFERSEPKSLFQKILTVNLTDATVYHTFLLHKNVVKDRINKFLGEDVVGNIEIHKVNYKIKREILDELIENEENFGTLKVGEMLREHEVTKRRWGNNKKKVFTKKFTKKGKIDINKVILPKEIIDKIHKAMTENPNRDKKLSERLERILIKMEKRRICLKELGYVECKMCKSLFKPMKDEKICFECEMAKKNKIFESMMRLIQEKPFTGERQALKIIKTDKKTYYKAREVLAQQIYNELLYFCIEKNKEIGNNEEYSFEIRNEAKKEMEDMIKNYIDCKIGSDNKEVFKIERKRILSKLKKDVEFRMKYRYR